Proteins encoded in a region of the Psychromicrobium lacuslunae genome:
- a CDS encoding DUF3054 domain-containing protein, with protein MEPKASTVSASSGTTTGRVVYALIADLILVLVFAAIGRASHQEDNPVIGVLNTAWPFLAGLLLGWLVGRVWRAPLRIWPHGVCLWLITVLAGMVLRVLSGKTAEFSFILVASAVLGIFLLAHRALASLILRRRSEPLDKQVG; from the coding sequence ATGGAACCAAAAGCATCAACTGTCTCAGCCAGCTCAGGAACCACGACCGGTCGGGTGGTCTACGCCTTGATTGCCGATCTGATTTTAGTGCTTGTTTTCGCTGCCATTGGTCGAGCGAGTCACCAGGAAGACAATCCGGTCATTGGCGTCCTGAACACCGCGTGGCCATTCTTGGCGGGGCTGCTGCTGGGCTGGTTAGTAGGCAGGGTCTGGCGTGCACCGCTGCGGATCTGGCCGCACGGGGTATGCCTTTGGTTGATTACTGTACTGGCCGGAATGGTGTTAAGGGTTCTCAGCGGGAAAACAGCCGAGTTCAGTTTCATCCTGGTCGCCAGTGCGGTATTGGGTATCTTCCTACTCGCGCATCGTGCACTGGCCAGCTTGATTCTCCGACGCCGAAGCGAGCCCTTAGACAAGCAGGTAGGTTAG
- a CDS encoding 2-phosphosulfolactate phosphatase, translating to MEIDFAWGLSGALAQCEAGVPAVVHDILSFSTTVCLAVERGIEVLPFADSADSADGADSPGNAKLSASYARERGAELAARRGDGSAGLSLSPQSIVASREKLPARLVLPSPNGATISAALAERGAQVYASCFRNVTATAGYLHRQQPAKVLSIAAGERWPDGSLRPAIEDLLGAAVLIEQLSQLAGTAVQLSDQAAIALAGLSGIPADLGTVIGRSASGLELAGIGYQGDVELACQLDSSTVVARYDPDSASFRATTISANTTPTDMTSATTTKATERVSTTD from the coding sequence ATGGAAATAGACTTTGCCTGGGGACTCTCCGGGGCGTTGGCCCAGTGTGAAGCAGGCGTGCCCGCTGTGGTGCACGATATTCTCAGCTTCTCGACTACGGTATGCCTTGCGGTGGAGCGCGGCATCGAAGTGCTGCCCTTTGCAGATAGTGCAGATAGTGCAGATGGTGCGGATAGCCCGGGTAATGCAAAACTTAGTGCCAGCTATGCCCGAGAGCGGGGAGCGGAACTGGCAGCCCGCCGCGGTGACGGTAGCGCCGGGCTGAGCTTATCGCCGCAATCCATTGTCGCGTCGCGAGAAAAGCTGCCCGCTCGGCTGGTACTGCCCTCACCTAACGGCGCAACCATTAGCGCCGCACTGGCCGAACGTGGCGCCCAGGTCTACGCCAGTTGTTTCCGAAATGTCACCGCGACTGCGGGTTACCTGCACCGGCAGCAGCCAGCCAAGGTGCTCAGCATTGCCGCCGGTGAACGCTGGCCGGATGGTTCGTTGCGGCCGGCCATCGAAGATCTATTGGGGGCGGCCGTTCTGATCGAGCAACTCAGTCAGCTCGCCGGAACCGCGGTTCAGCTTTCCGATCAGGCCGCCATTGCGCTGGCCGGGCTCAGCGGTATACCCGCGGATTTGGGAACTGTGATTGGCCGTTCGGCGAGCGGTCTAGAGCTAGCCGGTATTGGGTATCAGGGAGATGTTGAACTAGCTTGCCAGCTCGATAGCAGCACCGTGGTTGCGCGCTACGATCCGGACAGTGCCAGCTTCCGGGCCACCACTATCAGCGCCAACACGACCCCTACCGACATGACCAGTGCCACTACCACAAAGGCTACGGAGCGGGTTAGTACAACTGACTGA
- a CDS encoding anti-sigma factor family protein, with protein MSRFSSKSQHDDSFNDWDAAYVLGSLSPKERHQYEEHLARCALCREAVSQLAGIPGILGTVPAEQAIQVLTQDAIPPAATQTLPELASRVRRGRLRRRVLIATAGLAVAACAVGTTAVLLPRESHSQIQQALAIPLNFASVSAANFTVTGKALSMGWGTQLEWVCEHSEKTTNTPPNALNYDSSVPSPYQLVVTDKSGKETVAASWQATDQSEIFPVTTIALPITQIAKIEVRLSSTGQVAARANL; from the coding sequence ATGAGCCGGTTCAGTTCGAAATCTCAGCATGATGACAGCTTCAATGATTGGGATGCGGCCTATGTCTTGGGCAGCCTCTCCCCCAAGGAACGTCATCAGTATGAAGAGCATTTGGCCCGCTGTGCGCTCTGTCGCGAAGCGGTCTCCCAGCTGGCTGGCATACCGGGCATTCTCGGTACGGTGCCAGCCGAACAGGCGATCCAGGTGCTCACTCAAGATGCCATCCCGCCAGCTGCTACACAGACTCTGCCGGAGCTGGCCAGCCGGGTGCGCCGCGGCAGGCTGCGCCGCCGGGTGCTGATTGCCACCGCGGGTCTCGCGGTGGCAGCCTGCGCCGTGGGCACCACCGCGGTATTGCTGCCCCGCGAGAGTCACAGCCAAATCCAGCAAGCGCTGGCAATCCCACTGAATTTCGCTTCGGTAAGCGCCGCCAATTTCACTGTGACCGGTAAGGCACTCTCAATGGGTTGGGGAACACAGCTCGAATGGGTTTGCGAGCACTCGGAGAAGACAACTAATACGCCACCTAATGCCCTAAACTACGACAGTTCGGTCCCCAGCCCCTATCAATTAGTGGTGACCGATAAATCGGGCAAGGAAACCGTCGCCGCAAGTTGGCAAGCCACCGATCAGTCGGAGATCTTCCCGGTCACTACGATTGCACTGCCAATCACGCAGATAGCCAAGATTGAGGTCCGGCTAAGCAGTACCGGTCAGGTAGCAGCCCGCGCCAATCTGTGA
- a CDS encoding sigma-70 family RNA polymerase sigma factor, with amino-acid sequence MSSSSADAQQQLLEALHQAHAAELSRFVARLTGDHAQAEDITQETLFRAWQRPAVLARPQPAVRAWLFTVARNLVVDDWRSARKRHEIGTDQPPEEHQPDSTDRVLDSWLISEALTVLSTEHRQILLHGYYRSLSVREIALELGIPEGTVKSRMHYALRAMKLALQERGVTQ; translated from the coding sequence ATGAGTTCATCGAGCGCTGATGCCCAGCAGCAACTACTGGAGGCGCTGCACCAAGCGCATGCCGCCGAACTGAGCAGGTTCGTCGCCCGCCTGACCGGGGATCATGCTCAGGCCGAGGACATCACACAGGAAACACTCTTTCGTGCCTGGCAGCGGCCAGCGGTTTTGGCCCGTCCCCAGCCAGCTGTCCGGGCCTGGCTTTTCACTGTTGCCCGGAACTTGGTGGTGGATGACTGGCGGAGTGCGCGCAAGAGACATGAAATCGGCACCGATCAGCCGCCGGAGGAGCATCAACCGGATAGCACCGACCGAGTTCTCGACTCCTGGCTCATTTCAGAAGCGCTCACCGTGCTTTCGACTGAGCACCGTCAAATCTTATTGCACGGCTATTACCGTTCCCTCTCGGTGCGGGAGATTGCCCTGGAACTGGGAATCCCTGAGGGAACAGTTAAATCTAGGATGCATTACGCACTGCGGGCGATGAAATTAGCCCTGCAGGAACGGGGGGTTACTCAATGA
- a CDS encoding winged helix-turn-helix domain-containing protein, translated as MEELAVIDDPAVAEACLDPIRSMLLAELRQPASASMLAKKLGLARQKVNYHLKTLEQYGLAELVEERRKGNVNERILQASAASFVISPGALAVLQPNPGEAADQFSARWLIAVASRLITDVGMLMKGAEAAGQQLATFALDGEVSFASPASRAAFTEELAQQLALLAAKYHDEQSPGARKHRIAFALHPSVKAVKTINSKQNSNQNHKADQ; from the coding sequence ATGGAAGAGCTTGCGGTGATTGACGATCCGGCGGTCGCAGAGGCGTGCTTGGACCCTATTCGGTCGATGTTGCTGGCCGAACTGCGTCAGCCAGCCTCGGCTTCGATGCTGGCTAAAAAGCTAGGCCTAGCGAGGCAAAAGGTGAACTACCACCTTAAGACGCTTGAGCAGTACGGCTTGGCTGAGCTGGTAGAAGAGCGACGTAAAGGTAATGTCAACGAGCGTATCCTGCAAGCTAGCGCAGCGAGTTTCGTGATCTCTCCGGGCGCGCTAGCTGTGCTGCAGCCCAATCCCGGTGAGGCCGCCGATCAGTTCTCTGCACGCTGGTTGATAGCGGTGGCTTCAAGACTGATTACAGACGTCGGCATGTTGATGAAAGGGGCCGAGGCTGCCGGTCAGCAGCTCGCTACTTTTGCACTTGACGGCGAAGTCAGTTTTGCCAGTCCCGCTAGCCGTGCCGCTTTCACTGAGGAGCTGGCTCAACAGCTTGCTTTGTTAGCAGCGAAATATCACGACGAGCAAAGCCCTGGTGCGCGAAAACATCGGATCGCCTTTGCTCTACACCCCAGCGTTAAAGCAGTAAAGACCATTAACAGCAAGCAGAACAGCAACCAGAACCATAAAGCAGATCAATAA
- a CDS encoding SRPBCC family protein produces the protein MSRSFEVRTETPIDGTPEQVWDAVTSGNSGWLWPTEIEPKLGGAGPWGSVVTAWEPAKHFANHMEGDGGFYNTLDYQIEERADGKTWVRYMHAGIFLQDMDDDSWANQYDGVRKHTDFYQHTLAEYVKYFAGQQASYAEVQGPEASGSPEAFLTLKAAIGAQDAQLGDSIGFTVPGLGEITGVLDYSTEHFAGVRTEKALYRFFGRNAFGSVVGLTVHEFDAEANGAAWQSWLNGLY, from the coding sequence ATGAGCAGGAGCTTCGAAGTTCGCACCGAAACACCAATTGACGGCACGCCGGAGCAAGTCTGGGACGCCGTGACGAGCGGAAATTCCGGCTGGCTCTGGCCCACCGAAATAGAACCCAAACTCGGTGGTGCCGGCCCCTGGGGAAGTGTGGTGACAGCCTGGGAGCCAGCAAAGCATTTTGCCAACCACATGGAGGGTGACGGGGGTTTCTATAACACCCTGGATTATCAGATTGAGGAGCGTGCCGATGGCAAAACCTGGGTACGTTATATGCACGCCGGCATCTTCCTGCAGGATATGGATGACGATAGTTGGGCGAACCAATATGACGGTGTCCGTAAGCACACCGATTTCTATCAGCACACCCTGGCCGAATACGTGAAATATTTTGCCGGTCAGCAGGCTTCCTATGCCGAGGTGCAAGGGCCCGAAGCCTCGGGCAGTCCGGAAGCCTTCCTGACCTTGAAGGCAGCCATTGGAGCGCAGGACGCGCAACTTGGCGACTCGATTGGATTCACAGTGCCTGGGCTCGGCGAGATCACCGGGGTGCTTGATTACTCCACCGAACACTTTGCCGGGGTGCGTACCGAGAAGGCGTTGTACCGGTTCTTCGGCCGGAATGCCTTCGGTTCGGTAGTGGGGTTGACCGTGCACGAGTTCGATGCTGAGGCGAACGGCGCGGCCTGGCAGAGCTGGCTGAACGGGCTCTACTGA
- a CDS encoding DUF1801 domain-containing protein, whose protein sequence is MTSVAEYIEALPDHQRALGEQLEQLLTAGLPAAAARLWHSHPVWMVGKQPIAGFKAFPQYITLLLWQGQRIKDESKLLSPSGSAEMAVLKLSSLDELDSELLASWLSQLARL, encoded by the coding sequence ATGACCTCGGTTGCAGAATATATCGAAGCCCTCCCCGATCATCAGCGCGCCTTAGGCGAGCAACTCGAACAGTTGCTCACTGCCGGGCTGCCGGCCGCAGCGGCTCGACTATGGCATAGCCATCCGGTCTGGATGGTCGGGAAACAACCCATCGCGGGCTTCAAAGCATTTCCTCAGTACATCACCCTGTTGCTTTGGCAAGGTCAGCGAATCAAAGACGAGAGCAAGCTACTTAGTCCCTCAGGTTCCGCAGAGATGGCAGTACTCAAACTAAGCAGCCTTGATGAACTCGATTCGGAGTTACTGGCGAGCTGGCTCAGCCAACTCGCCAGGCTCTGA
- a CDS encoding sugar phosphate isomerase/epimerase family protein gives MARPITLFTGQWADLPFEDVARRASEWGFDGLEIASWGDHLDVWRLVEDDSYLQNRLDILEQHGLKVFAISNHLNGQAVCDDPIDERHQGIVSARVWGDGEAEGVRQRAAEEMKMTARAAARLGVKTVTGFTGSAIWKTVAMFPPVPESMITRGYQDFADRWNPIIDVFDEVGVRFALEVHPSEIAFDYWTTKATLDAIGHRPGFGLNFDPSHFIWQDLDPVTFLDDFRERIYHVHVKESTKQLNGRNGRMGSLLPWGDPHRGWDFVSAGHGDVPWDKVFRMLNSIGYTGPTSIEWEDAGMDRLIGAPEALELVKKLARITPSEAAFDSAFSTSSTS, from the coding sequence ATGGCTCGTCCGATCACTCTGTTTACCGGTCAATGGGCCGATCTACCTTTTGAGGACGTAGCGCGCCGAGCTTCAGAGTGGGGCTTTGACGGCTTGGAGATCGCCTCCTGGGGTGACCATCTTGATGTTTGGCGGCTCGTAGAAGATGATTCCTACCTGCAGAATCGGCTGGACATTCTTGAGCAGCACGGCCTCAAGGTATTCGCTATCTCTAATCACTTGAATGGCCAAGCGGTGTGCGACGATCCCATCGATGAACGTCACCAAGGCATCGTCTCGGCCCGAGTGTGGGGTGACGGCGAGGCCGAGGGCGTCCGGCAGCGAGCCGCCGAAGAAATGAAGATGACGGCTCGTGCTGCTGCTCGACTCGGCGTCAAAACTGTCACAGGCTTTACTGGATCGGCGATTTGGAAGACCGTGGCGATGTTTCCGCCAGTGCCGGAAAGCATGATCACCCGCGGGTATCAGGACTTCGCTGATCGCTGGAACCCGATTATTGATGTCTTTGATGAGGTTGGTGTGCGTTTTGCACTCGAGGTTCACCCCTCCGAGATTGCCTTCGACTATTGGACCACTAAGGCAACTCTTGACGCCATCGGCCACCGCCCGGGCTTTGGACTGAACTTCGACCCATCACATTTCATCTGGCAGGATTTGGACCCGGTCACCTTCCTCGACGATTTCCGCGAGCGGATTTATCATGTTCACGTCAAAGAATCGACAAAGCAGCTCAACGGTCGGAACGGTCGAATGGGTTCGCTGTTGCCCTGGGGCGACCCACACCGTGGTTGGGACTTCGTCAGCGCCGGTCACGGCGATGTGCCTTGGGACAAAGTTTTCAGGATGCTCAATTCGATTGGCTACACCGGACCGACCAGTATTGAGTGGGAGGACGCCGGGATGGACCGTTTGATCGGTGCACCTGAGGCGCTGGAACTGGTGAAGAAACTAGCTCGGATCACCCCTAGCGAAGCCGCTTTTGATTCTGCTTTTTCTACCAGTTCAACTAGCTAG
- a CDS encoding VOC family protein, with the protein MPSRLANIVIHALQPRMLAEFWCAVLSWKVVDEEYGGVCIAPEDGRLPGIDIFPVTEPKVGHNRLHIDLRADGVSTAEELDRLLALGARRVDVGQGKDASWEVLADPEGNEFCLLSRTIQQLEAGE; encoded by the coding sequence ATGCCTAGCCGTTTAGCAAATATTGTCATTCACGCCCTGCAGCCACGGATGCTTGCTGAGTTCTGGTGCGCTGTCCTTAGCTGGAAGGTCGTCGACGAAGAATATGGTGGTGTCTGCATTGCGCCAGAGGACGGCAGGTTGCCCGGTATTGATATTTTCCCGGTAACCGAGCCTAAAGTCGGGCACAATCGCTTGCATATTGACCTGCGCGCAGATGGCGTTTCGACCGCTGAGGAGCTGGACCGGCTGCTGGCGCTAGGTGCCCGGCGGGTGGATGTCGGTCAGGGTAAGGACGCCAGCTGGGAGGTGCTGGCCGATCCCGAAGGCAATGAGTTTTGCCTTCTCTCCCGAACAATCCAGCAACTCGAGGCGGGCGAGTAA
- the poxB gene encoding ubiquinone-dependent pyruvate dehydrogenase: MTTVADTIVQTLEASGVQRVYGIPGDSLNGFTDALRQSPIDWVHVRHEEAAAFAAAAEAELSGELAVCAGSCGPGNLHLINGLFDAQRSRVPVLAIAAHIPSSEIGTGYFQETHPQELFRECSVYVEQVSSPEQMPRVLNIAIRAAVEQRGVAVIVISGDVALAKASEQAVSAIRASSSETVPSAEELAAAAEILNSSEKITILAGAGVRDAHQEVVELASVLKAPIVHALRGKEFIEYNNPYDVGMTGLLGFASGYRAMESCETLLILGSDFPYPQFYPEKVKIIQLDLRGENLGKRTRLDLGLRGGVRETISALLPQLNAKSRSKHLDAALSHYAKTRQRLDELATPRAKNKAIHPQYLARLVDELASENAVFIPDVGSPVVWAARYLSMNGQRRLIGSFSHGSMANALSQSIGAQASQPERQVVALAGDGGLAMLLGELITLTQNKLPVKVVVFNNSSLNFVELEMKAAGFINYGTELVNPNFASVADALGIKGIRVEDSADLEKALAEAFAHDGPALIDVVTERQELSMPPAITAEQVKGFALYALRTVMSGRGDELVDLAKSNARQIL; this comes from the coding sequence ATGACGACCGTCGCAGATACCATTGTGCAAACTTTAGAGGCTAGCGGAGTGCAGCGCGTTTATGGCATTCCTGGTGATTCACTCAACGGCTTTACCGATGCCTTGCGGCAGAGTCCGATCGACTGGGTGCATGTTCGGCATGAGGAAGCAGCAGCCTTCGCGGCCGCCGCTGAGGCTGAGCTGAGTGGTGAGTTGGCGGTCTGCGCCGGCAGCTGCGGGCCAGGTAATCTGCATTTGATCAATGGTTTGTTCGACGCCCAGCGTTCCCGGGTGCCGGTGCTGGCCATCGCCGCGCACATTCCAAGTTCCGAGATTGGCACCGGATACTTCCAGGAAACCCATCCGCAAGAACTCTTCCGTGAATGCAGCGTCTACGTCGAGCAGGTCTCCAGCCCCGAGCAAATGCCGCGGGTATTGAACATTGCGATTCGGGCCGCGGTGGAGCAACGTGGCGTGGCGGTGATCGTGATTTCCGGCGATGTGGCACTGGCGAAGGCCAGTGAGCAGGCGGTGAGTGCGATCAGGGCAAGCAGCTCTGAAACAGTGCCCAGCGCCGAAGAGCTAGCTGCTGCTGCCGAAATATTGAATTCCAGCGAGAAGATCACCATTCTGGCGGGTGCCGGGGTACGCGACGCACACCAGGAAGTGGTTGAGTTGGCGAGCGTACTCAAGGCACCTATTGTGCATGCCCTGCGCGGGAAGGAGTTCATTGAATACAACAACCCTTATGACGTCGGGATGACGGGGTTGCTCGGCTTTGCCTCGGGTTATCGGGCGATGGAGTCCTGCGAGACTCTGCTGATTCTCGGATCGGATTTTCCTTACCCACAGTTCTACCCGGAGAAGGTCAAGATCATTCAGCTTGACCTGCGCGGTGAAAATCTCGGCAAGCGGACCCGTCTTGACCTGGGGCTACGTGGCGGAGTGCGAGAGACTATTTCAGCGCTACTCCCCCAGCTCAACGCGAAATCGCGGAGCAAACACCTCGATGCTGCATTGAGCCACTATGCGAAAACCCGCCAACGGCTCGATGAGCTGGCCACGCCGCGCGCTAAGAATAAGGCAATTCATCCGCAATATCTGGCCCGATTGGTTGACGAACTGGCCAGTGAGAACGCGGTGTTCATCCCGGACGTCGGATCACCGGTGGTCTGGGCAGCACGATACTTGAGCATGAACGGTCAGCGACGGCTGATTGGCTCTTTTAGCCACGGCAGCATGGCGAACGCACTTTCGCAGTCAATCGGCGCGCAAGCTAGCCAACCGGAACGGCAGGTGGTCGCGCTAGCCGGTGATGGTGGGCTAGCCATGTTGCTCGGCGAGCTGATCACGTTGACCCAGAACAAATTGCCGGTCAAGGTGGTGGTCTTCAATAACTCCTCGCTCAACTTTGTCGAATTAGAGATGAAGGCAGCCGGTTTCATTAACTACGGCACCGAACTGGTAAACCCCAATTTTGCCTCGGTGGCGGATGCCCTCGGCATCAAGGGCATCCGGGTAGAGGATTCTGCCGATCTTGAAAAGGCATTAGCGGAGGCCTTTGCGCATGACGGCCCGGCGTTGATCGATGTAGTCACCGAACGCCAAGAGCTCTCAATGCCGCCAGCGATCACCGCTGAACAGGTCAAGGGGTTTGCCCTGTACGCGCTACGTACGGTGATGTCTGGCCGAGGCGACGAACTAGTTGATCTGGCAAAGAGCAACGCCCGCCAGATTCTTTAG
- a CDS encoding TOPRIM nucleotidyl transferase/hydrolase domain-containing protein, which yields MQLENQARLRFREGLEAERDSRFKASSLTGLATLTRLASEAAPITVVLVEGISDQSAVTTLLERHSTSQQLAESLVLSMGGATNIGHFFRLLGPAGLDLRLAGLFDRAEAGFFQRALGLTTTAQKGPETSPAALPALPEITGTTALTALTEHGFFACQDDLEAELIRALGAARVLQLIEREGDLRSWLSFRNQPAQRERPEAKQLQRFMGTTSGRKEHYAVVLSEALAEPIIPQPLRALLDFL from the coding sequence ATGCAGCTTGAGAATCAGGCCCGCCTACGCTTCCGGGAAGGGCTCGAGGCCGAACGAGACAGCCGTTTCAAAGCCAGCTCCCTGACTGGGCTAGCTACGCTGACTAGGCTGGCCAGCGAGGCAGCGCCAATAACCGTTGTGTTGGTAGAAGGCATTAGCGATCAGAGCGCGGTGACCACCTTATTAGAGCGCCACTCGACGAGCCAACAACTCGCTGAAAGTCTAGTGTTATCGATGGGCGGAGCCACCAATATCGGACATTTCTTCCGCCTGCTCGGCCCGGCAGGTCTGGATCTCCGGCTGGCTGGACTTTTTGACCGGGCCGAAGCCGGTTTCTTTCAACGAGCCTTGGGTTTGACGACAACCGCGCAGAAAGGGCCCGAAACCTCACCAGCAGCATTACCTGCATTACCTGAAATAACTGGAACAACAGCACTAACAGCACTAACTGAACACGGTTTCTTTGCTTGTCAGGACGATTTGGAGGCCGAATTAATTCGTGCCTTAGGCGCTGCCCGGGTGCTTCAGCTGATCGAGCGTGAGGGCGATCTTCGTTCCTGGCTGAGCTTCCGAAATCAACCTGCGCAACGCGAACGCCCCGAAGCCAAACAGTTACAGCGCTTCATGGGTACCACGAGCGGACGCAAAGAACATTACGCAGTGGTGCTGTCCGAGGCCCTGGCCGAGCCGATCATCCCGCAACCGCTCCGCGCTTTGTTGGACTTTCTCTGA
- a CDS encoding VOC family protein: MDWTLEVIVVPVSDIDRAVAFYRDQLGFQLDHDTQNEHMHVVQLTPPGSGCSIVIGDLPAQNEMAPGSLRGVQLVVSDASAARDELLSRGVEASELMVFSPDDGGTFFGFADPDGNTWAVQELKVRAEKPLIPLESRGRFGA, from the coding sequence GTGGACTGGACGCTAGAAGTCATTGTGGTGCCGGTGAGCGATATCGATCGCGCGGTAGCGTTCTACCGTGATCAACTCGGATTCCAGCTCGACCATGATACGCAGAATGAGCATATGCATGTTGTCCAACTCACCCCGCCGGGATCCGGCTGCTCCATTGTGATCGGTGACTTGCCTGCCCAGAATGAGATGGCGCCAGGATCGCTGCGCGGGGTTCAATTGGTGGTTTCGGACGCTAGCGCTGCTCGGGATGAATTGCTTTCGCGCGGCGTTGAGGCCAGTGAACTAATGGTCTTCAGTCCGGATGACGGCGGCACGTTCTTCGGTTTCGCCGACCCTGATGGCAATACTTGGGCAGTGCAGGAACTCAAGGTGCGGGCCGAAAAGCCGCTCATTCCGCTTGAATCGCGCGGACGCTTCGGCGCCTGA
- a CDS encoding LysR family transcriptional regulator: MPQDLDIRLLRYYVVVAEELHFSRAAQRLFIAQQALSRDIQRLESILGMTLINRTTRRVSLTSAGRKLLGRAREIVALHDLALQELVSELSPLTVDVVGPGLTPSRILSRARELAPRGEFFARYLTGAEEATPLLLSGDLDVTFGRNPKLPGSLQQQIIRYERLCVLLPLTHPLAQLNQIPLETLRGEGLCFRAGDQATQGWEHAALQLLAGLGIDAIDAHPHVQGVEELAQHLHSRNAPILTLSTQPEVPGGVYRPLVDPVALFPWTMIWRRGADPNAIEALLSAAQELGDEFDWLTMPSEAWLPQPERDQH, encoded by the coding sequence ATGCCGCAAGATCTCGATATCCGGCTGCTGCGCTACTACGTCGTGGTGGCCGAAGAATTGCACTTCAGCCGCGCAGCCCAGCGTCTTTTTATCGCTCAGCAGGCGTTGAGCAGGGATATTCAACGCCTTGAGAGCATCCTCGGGATGACCCTGATCAACCGGACTACTCGACGAGTCTCACTCACTTCGGCAGGCCGTAAGCTGCTGGGCCGGGCCCGCGAAATTGTGGCGCTACACGATCTGGCCTTGCAAGAATTGGTCAGCGAGCTCAGCCCGTTAACCGTCGATGTGGTCGGTCCGGGGCTGACGCCGAGCCGCATTCTGAGCCGGGCTCGGGAACTCGCTCCCCGGGGCGAGTTTTTCGCCAGATACCTGACCGGGGCGGAGGAAGCAACCCCGCTACTGCTCTCCGGTGATCTTGATGTCACCTTTGGCCGTAACCCCAAGCTCCCCGGCAGTCTGCAACAACAAATCATTCGCTACGAACGGCTTTGCGTCTTACTGCCTTTGACGCATCCGCTCGCCCAGCTTAACCAGATCCCGCTTGAAACCCTGCGCGGCGAAGGCTTGTGTTTCCGCGCCGGAGATCAAGCTACCCAGGGCTGGGAGCACGCAGCATTGCAATTATTGGCTGGCCTCGGTATCGACGCCATTGACGCACACCCGCACGTGCAGGGCGTGGAAGAATTGGCGCAGCACCTGCACAGCAGGAATGCCCCTATTCTGACGCTCAGCACCCAGCCAGAGGTGCCGGGCGGGGTTTATCGACCGTTAGTCGATCCGGTAGCGCTCTTTCCCTGGACAATGATTTGGCGACGCGGGGCTGACCCCAACGCTATTGAAGCGTTACTGAGTGCCGCCCAAGAGCTCGGTGATGAATTCGATTGGCTCACCATGCCGTCCGAGGCTTGGTTACCCCAACCGGAACGCGATCAGCACTGA